Proteins encoded in a region of the Stieleria neptunia genome:
- a CDS encoding bifunctional proline dehydrogenase/L-glutamate gamma-semialdehyde dehydrogenase, whose translation MSDTPLDLASLLAIADDHFDDDADAAIEIAKALLQRSRALQTPQERHQQAELDRMISRPGDKATLVEMTDQAFRTHSPARVADQLTHILDVQGVPRFFSPLEQTMLRGFQTFGGYLPGVAVPLVKDKMRQETANVILPAEEQPLREHLAARQDSGVLMNVNFLGESLLGEDDANARLQNYLRALQIPEIACISVKLSTLLSQISTIARRHTVAVVSDRLELLYRAAARERFTRADGTVSSKFVYLDMEEYRDLHLTADAFTETLARPGLEQVRAGIALQAYIPDSFNVLTNLIEWSAERVRSGGVPITVRLVKGANMEMERVEASVGGWPQTPYTQKTQTDANFKRMLRSMIRAAAEGHLIIGVASHNLFDIALAMRWGYRTKRRGVETNHALQATVLDRMQFEMLEGMANHQRRALFESAPRMLLYAPACRREDFINAIGYLIRRLDENTGNDNFLRYSFRLSPDSDTWNRLAEGFRESLAMIDSVAKVPRRTQDRRTPPGQPAAASNWRSYVNEPDTDWALTQHSEWAESIVDQWKPRCDDAAEHVPLRVAGQTRAPDATPGSTDAPHGRVLRESMDPSRPGHVACRFTEATAQDVDDAIGCASDDPADWRQMSWDARYELFRKAAQNMRARRGELIGAMMIDGGKLISEADPEVSEAIDFTEFYPLTVRPYLQRAGQQSSPFSASPRGTVAVISPWNFPLAIPCGGVVAALAAGNTVILKPASNTVLPAYRLAKCFWDAGVPETALQLVPCSGSGAGKRLVDDPRIDAVILTGGTETAQTMLRQRPELQLIAETGGKNATIVTSLSDRDLAIKHLLHSAFSHSGQKCSATSLLLLDQELYNDADFRNTLADAAESLPVGSAWDLSSRVGPLIRPPSGVLEQGIKELESGEEWLVMPRRVGDNRQLYRPGIKWNVRRGSFTHRTELFGPVLGVMSFTRLEEAIEMVNATGYGLTSGLESLDDREQRLWRDNIRAGNLYINRPTTGAIVLRQPFGGIGSSGYGPGAKAGGPHYVLPLMRFENTDSTPPSEDQHDDAKPTMASETTSVDDAFNAIAAPDAGVTDIDRVTRFATSAKRVAGQLTGAMHDHVRLVGQDNWRRYLPVGQLRVRLQGDATADDLAVSMLAAAAANCPVTYSLCDESSDLVPTLETISEHLIENAVTPWRCEWVQESDEALAEEISDGRVDRLRLLTATKQLPSLVHDACRQAFISILAETVVDDAEIEMLRYLNEQSISHDYHRYGNLGRRQPVA comes from the coding sequence ATGAGTGACACCCCGCTGGACCTTGCCTCGCTGCTGGCGATCGCAGACGACCACTTCGACGACGATGCCGATGCGGCGATTGAGATCGCCAAGGCGCTGCTGCAGCGATCGCGTGCCCTACAAACCCCTCAGGAACGTCATCAACAAGCCGAATTGGATCGGATGATCAGTCGCCCCGGTGACAAAGCAACGCTGGTCGAGATGACCGACCAGGCGTTTCGCACGCACAGCCCCGCACGTGTGGCCGATCAGTTGACCCACATCTTGGACGTCCAGGGTGTGCCGCGTTTTTTCAGTCCGCTGGAACAAACCATGCTCCGCGGGTTCCAAACCTTCGGCGGCTATCTGCCCGGCGTCGCGGTGCCGCTGGTCAAGGACAAGATGCGGCAGGAAACGGCCAACGTGATCCTGCCGGCGGAGGAGCAACCGCTGCGCGAGCACTTGGCCGCGCGTCAGGATTCCGGCGTGCTGATGAACGTCAATTTTTTGGGTGAGTCGTTGTTGGGGGAAGACGACGCCAACGCCAGGCTGCAAAACTATCTGCGCGCGTTGCAGATCCCCGAGATCGCTTGCATCAGCGTCAAACTCTCGACCCTGTTGAGCCAAATTTCGACGATCGCACGTCGCCACACCGTCGCGGTCGTGTCGGATCGACTGGAGTTGCTGTATCGCGCCGCGGCGCGGGAACGATTCACCCGCGCCGACGGAACCGTCAGTTCCAAGTTCGTCTATCTGGACATGGAGGAATACCGCGACCTGCATCTGACCGCCGACGCGTTCACCGAAACACTCGCCCGCCCGGGGCTGGAACAGGTGCGTGCCGGCATCGCCCTGCAAGCCTACATCCCCGATTCCTTCAACGTGCTGACCAACCTGATCGAGTGGTCGGCCGAACGGGTTCGCAGTGGTGGCGTTCCGATTACCGTGCGACTGGTCAAGGGTGCCAACATGGAAATGGAACGCGTCGAAGCGTCCGTGGGCGGATGGCCACAGACCCCTTACACGCAGAAGACGCAGACCGACGCGAACTTTAAACGCATGCTGCGCTCGATGATCCGAGCCGCCGCCGAAGGCCATCTGATCATCGGTGTCGCCTCGCACAACCTGTTCGACATTGCCCTGGCGATGCGCTGGGGTTACCGCACCAAACGACGCGGTGTCGAGACAAACCACGCGTTGCAAGCGACGGTGTTGGACCGGATGCAATTCGAAATGCTCGAAGGGATGGCCAATCATCAGCGCCGCGCCCTGTTTGAATCCGCTCCCCGAATGCTGCTTTATGCCCCTGCCTGTCGCCGCGAAGATTTCATCAACGCGATCGGCTACCTGATCCGCCGTTTGGATGAGAACACAGGCAACGACAACTTCTTGCGTTATTCGTTCCGGCTTTCACCCGACTCCGACACTTGGAACCGGCTTGCCGAAGGCTTTCGCGAATCACTGGCAATGATCGACAGCGTTGCGAAGGTTCCTCGTCGGACCCAAGACCGACGAACGCCCCCCGGCCAACCGGCGGCCGCGTCGAATTGGAGGTCCTACGTCAACGAACCGGACACCGATTGGGCGCTGACCCAGCACAGCGAGTGGGCCGAATCGATCGTGGACCAATGGAAGCCGCGCTGCGACGATGCCGCCGAACACGTCCCGCTCCGCGTGGCCGGCCAGACCCGCGCGCCAGATGCAACGCCCGGTTCAACCGACGCTCCCCACGGTCGTGTGCTGCGCGAATCCATGGACCCGTCGCGACCCGGTCACGTGGCCTGCCGGTTTACCGAAGCGACGGCGCAAGATGTCGACGATGCGATCGGCTGCGCCAGCGACGATCCGGCCGATTGGCGACAGATGTCTTGGGACGCTCGCTACGAACTGTTTCGCAAGGCCGCGCAGAACATGCGAGCGCGGCGCGGTGAACTGATCGGCGCAATGATGATCGATGGCGGAAAATTAATCTCCGAAGCCGATCCGGAAGTCAGCGAGGCGATCGATTTCACCGAATTTTACCCGTTGACCGTCCGGCCTTACCTCCAGCGCGCCGGACAACAAAGCAGCCCGTTTTCGGCCTCGCCGCGCGGGACCGTCGCCGTGATCAGTCCTTGGAATTTCCCACTGGCAATCCCCTGTGGCGGCGTCGTTGCGGCACTCGCAGCGGGCAACACCGTGATATTAAAACCCGCCAGCAATACCGTTTTGCCGGCTTACCGACTGGCGAAGTGTTTTTGGGACGCCGGTGTTCCCGAAACCGCGCTGCAACTGGTCCCGTGTAGCGGCTCCGGTGCGGGCAAACGGTTGGTCGACGATCCGCGAATCGACGCGGTGATCCTGACCGGCGGCACCGAGACGGCGCAAACGATGCTGCGTCAGCGGCCCGAATTGCAGCTGATCGCGGAGACCGGCGGCAAGAACGCGACGATCGTGACCTCGCTGTCGGATCGCGACCTGGCAATCAAACATCTCTTGCACAGCGCCTTCAGTCACTCGGGTCAAAAATGCAGCGCGACGTCGTTGCTGTTGCTCGATCAAGAACTCTACAACGATGCCGACTTTCGAAACACGCTGGCCGATGCCGCCGAAAGCTTGCCGGTCGGTTCGGCCTGGGACCTGTCCTCACGTGTCGGTCCCTTGATTCGCCCACCCAGCGGCGTGCTGGAACAAGGCATCAAGGAATTGGAATCCGGTGAAGAGTGGCTGGTGATGCCACGCCGGGTCGGCGACAACCGCCAGTTATATCGACCGGGAATCAAATGGAACGTGCGGCGTGGAAGTTTTACGCATCGCACCGAATTGTTCGGTCCCGTGCTGGGCGTGATGTCCTTCACCCGACTTGAAGAAGCGATCGAGATGGTCAATGCGACCGGCTACGGTCTGACCAGCGGGCTGGAGAGTTTGGACGACCGTGAGCAACGGCTTTGGCGAGACAACATCCGCGCCGGCAACTTGTACATCAACCGTCCCACGACGGGCGCCATCGTCTTGCGACAACCCTTCGGCGGAATCGGCAGCAGCGGTTATGGCCCCGGCGCCAAAGCCGGTGGCCCGCACTACGTGCTGCCGCTGATGCGATTCGAAAACACCGACTCCACACCGCCAAGCGAGGATCAGCACGACGACGCGAAGCCGACGATGGCTTCCGAAACCACGTCGGTCGACGACGCTTTCAATGCGATCGCCGCGCCCGATGCAGGCGTGACCGACATCGACCGTGTGACGCGATTCGCAACGTCCGCCAAACGGGTCGCCGGGCAGTTGACCGGAGCGATGCACGATCACGTGCGATTGGTCGGCCAAGACAATTGGCGGCGTTATCTACCGGTGGGACAACTTCGCGTCCGGCTGCAGGGAGACGCAACCGCAGACGACTTGGCCGTTTCCATGCTGGCCGCGGCGGCGGCGAATTGTCCGGTGACCTACTCGCTGTGCGACGAATCCTCCGATTTGGTCCCAACCTTGGAAACCATTTCCGAACACCTGATCGAGAACGCCGTCACGCCGTGGCGATGCGAATGGGTGCAAGAATCCGATGAGGCGTTGGCGGAAGAAATCTCCGACGGCCGCGTCGATCGTCTCCGCTTGTTGACCGCGACGAAGCAACTGCCGTCACTCGTGCACGACGCCTGCCGACAGGCATTCATCAGCATCCTCGCGGAAACGGTGGTCGATGATGCGGAGATTGAGATGCTGCGTTACCTCAACGAACAATCGATCTCCCACGACTACCACCGCTACGGCAACCTCGGCCGCCGACAACCGGTGGCGTAA
- the ccsA gene encoding cytochrome c biogenesis protein: MATIPNPTGQFPDEREESTVISSADVLAALGSLKLTVGLFAASLIIVLVGTLAQDEMNMQDVKERYFVSWIAWMHFDDFFPQAFFPHANPIRGIIPFPGGALIGVLLMMNLIASKATRFRVSASGGRLAAGIVFILAGFVVAGLIIASGHSSDGLQGAPPISYESLWTVVQGIGVAAAIGLTAVSTNVKHRSLRVTGYITAALVAGVIAYTFFSGARIGDPGLRIVWQLTKGLGAGVILLVGCLLIFGRQGGNLLLHFGVGLLMFGQFAFGDRQLEQRISLVEGESTNALINLDKVELTFIVPGEEEDMVTAIPGPQINQALSTGELIRNDALPADVKVVAFYQNSDLINPKPTGNPATKGVGLEVQAVEARKRGGTDGEVNVAAGYIELIDKETGESLGTHLVSQMLSDRETLIPGGTAKDVYDEVTINETEYQIGLKYHREVKPYWVHLEDVQRRNYSGTETPRDYSSYIRIIDPETGEDRRERVWMNNPLRYRGETFFQSSYTPLPGGKELTGLQVVRNSGWLIPYVACSIMALGMLAHFTGTLKRFVGRRERERAKEMAEMSQEDRQVLTSSRPAVIAFNIAAVLALMMLVPWSAAMTSLKPDSRDKGYDFYTAGKIPAQFGGRVLPLDAFARQTLKAISNKESLPMENAPGAIKSRVDKKSMPAIQWLMEVAIDDPALKYLPMFRVDAEEVRSQLKLDRRESRLYSLDELLAEWPKADALIKAARGKDEAALSFKEKKLLELDRRTRQYMLTAEAFQLPRPPEIPTDNLPERITEEMVRRFAIDELQRRMASIQSMPTARIVPPTKDEATDAVSDPDWSAFAPAFFADAAKGPSDDSDRKLASDPFSRMIESYSDEKKDYEAFNQAVDDQLALSAAYPIPGLTAKKVALERWMESNSPEVRSTILYIGGMIMALLFLAIGDHRLRNATWGVLLVAALIHSVAILSRIYITGRAPVINIYSSAVFIGWAAVLGGLVIDRIFRLGFGNLVAATAGTLSLLVARGLSSGDTMPVLQAVLDTQFWLATHVISVSLGYVATMVAGMLGIGYLISNWIGAEERAGRSLYRMIYGAACFGILFSTVGTILGGLWADDSWGRFWGWDPKENGALLIVIWNALMLHARWDGMVKARGFAILSIGGNIVTAWSWFGTNELGIGLHSYGFTQGVLMWLTIFMATQFAFLIAGLFAWRKVG, from the coding sequence ATGGCGACCATTCCCAATCCGACCGGCCAGTTCCCTGATGAGCGTGAAGAGTCGACCGTGATCTCGTCGGCCGACGTGCTTGCGGCGCTCGGTTCGCTCAAGCTGACCGTCGGGCTATTCGCCGCCTCGTTGATCATCGTCTTGGTCGGCACGCTGGCCCAGGACGAGATGAACATGCAAGACGTCAAGGAACGGTACTTCGTTTCTTGGATCGCTTGGATGCACTTTGACGATTTCTTTCCCCAAGCGTTTTTCCCACACGCCAACCCGATCCGCGGCATCATTCCGTTTCCCGGCGGTGCGTTGATCGGCGTGTTGCTGATGATGAACTTGATCGCGTCCAAAGCGACGCGGTTCCGGGTGTCGGCGTCGGGCGGACGTCTGGCCGCGGGGATCGTGTTCATCCTGGCCGGATTTGTCGTCGCCGGTTTGATCATCGCCAGTGGGCACAGCAGCGATGGATTGCAGGGCGCGCCGCCGATCTCGTATGAATCCCTTTGGACGGTCGTGCAGGGCATCGGGGTCGCCGCTGCGATCGGTTTGACCGCCGTGTCGACCAATGTCAAACATCGTTCGCTACGCGTCACCGGTTACATCACCGCGGCGCTGGTGGCAGGCGTCATCGCGTACACGTTCTTCAGCGGCGCGCGGATCGGTGATCCGGGCTTGCGGATCGTTTGGCAATTGACCAAGGGGCTCGGTGCCGGTGTCATCTTGCTGGTCGGGTGTTTGTTGATCTTCGGACGCCAGGGCGGAAACCTGTTGCTGCACTTCGGCGTCGGGCTGTTGATGTTCGGACAATTCGCTTTCGGTGACCGGCAATTGGAACAGCGGATCAGTCTGGTCGAAGGCGAATCGACCAACGCGCTGATCAACCTGGACAAGGTGGAATTGACCTTCATCGTGCCCGGCGAAGAAGAAGACATGGTGACGGCCATTCCCGGGCCGCAAATCAACCAGGCGTTGTCCACCGGCGAACTGATCCGCAACGATGCGTTGCCGGCCGATGTCAAGGTGGTCGCGTTCTATCAAAACTCCGACCTGATCAATCCCAAGCCGACCGGCAATCCGGCAACCAAGGGCGTCGGGTTAGAAGTCCAGGCCGTCGAAGCCCGCAAGCGTGGCGGAACGGATGGGGAAGTCAACGTGGCGGCGGGCTACATCGAATTGATCGACAAGGAGACCGGCGAGTCGTTGGGCACCCATCTGGTCAGCCAGATGTTGTCCGATCGAGAAACCTTGATTCCGGGCGGAACGGCCAAGGATGTTTATGACGAAGTCACGATCAACGAGACGGAGTATCAGATCGGGCTGAAGTACCACCGCGAGGTGAAGCCGTATTGGGTTCACTTGGAAGACGTGCAACGTCGCAACTACAGCGGCACCGAAACGCCACGCGACTACAGTTCCTACATTCGCATCATCGACCCCGAAACCGGCGAAGATCGTCGCGAGCGGGTTTGGATGAACAACCCGCTTCGTTACCGTGGCGAAACGTTCTTCCAGTCCAGTTACACGCCACTGCCCGGCGGAAAAGAACTGACGGGACTGCAAGTGGTGCGCAACAGCGGTTGGCTGATTCCCTATGTCGCCTGCAGCATCATGGCGCTCGGCATGCTGGCCCACTTTACCGGAACCCTCAAACGATTCGTCGGACGTCGGGAACGGGAACGGGCCAAGGAGATGGCCGAGATGAGCCAAGAGGATCGACAAGTGCTGACCTCCTCGCGACCGGCCGTGATCGCGTTCAACATCGCCGCCGTGCTGGCTTTGATGATGTTGGTCCCGTGGTCGGCGGCGATGACGTCGCTGAAACCCGATTCGCGTGACAAGGGCTATGACTTCTACACTGCCGGCAAAATCCCCGCGCAGTTCGGCGGCCGGGTCTTGCCGCTGGATGCCTTTGCCCGCCAGACGCTCAAGGCGATCAGCAACAAAGAATCGCTGCCGATGGAAAACGCTCCCGGGGCCATCAAGAGCCGCGTCGACAAGAAATCCATGCCCGCGATCCAGTGGTTGATGGAAGTCGCGATCGACGATCCGGCGCTGAAGTATTTGCCGATGTTCCGTGTCGATGCGGAAGAGGTGCGGAGCCAATTGAAATTGGATCGCCGAGAGAGTCGTCTGTATTCGCTCGATGAACTGTTGGCCGAGTGGCCCAAGGCCGACGCGCTGATCAAGGCGGCCCGCGGCAAAGACGAAGCGGCGTTGTCGTTCAAGGAAAAGAAGCTGCTTGAGCTGGATCGTCGAACACGTCAATACATGTTGACCGCCGAGGCATTCCAGTTGCCGCGTCCGCCGGAAATTCCGACCGACAACTTGCCCGAACGGATCACCGAAGAGATGGTGCGACGATTCGCAATCGATGAATTGCAGCGGCGGATGGCGTCGATCCAGAGTATGCCGACCGCACGAATCGTTCCCCCGACAAAGGACGAGGCGACCGACGCCGTCAGCGATCCCGATTGGTCAGCCTTCGCACCCGCCTTCTTCGCCGATGCCGCCAAGGGCCCTTCGGATGACTCCGATCGCAAACTGGCTTCGGATCCGTTCAGCCGGATGATCGAGTCCTACAGCGACGAGAAGAAAGATTACGAAGCGTTCAATCAAGCGGTCGATGACCAGCTGGCGCTCTCGGCCGCGTATCCGATTCCCGGACTGACTGCCAAGAAAGTCGCCCTGGAACGTTGGATGGAATCCAATTCACCGGAGGTCCGCTCGACCATCTTGTATATCGGCGGAATGATCATGGCGTTGCTGTTCTTGGCGATCGGCGACCACCGCTTGAGGAACGCGACGTGGGGCGTGTTACTGGTCGCGGCACTGATTCACTCGGTCGCGATCCTGAGCCGGATCTATATCACCGGTCGGGCGCCGGTCATTAACATTTACTCCTCCGCCGTGTTCATCGGTTGGGCCGCCGTCTTGGGCGGTCTGGTGATCGATCGAATCTTCCGATTGGGATTCGGGAACCTGGTCGCCGCGACCGCCGGAACACTTTCCCTGTTGGTCGCCAGAGGACTCAGCAGTGGCGACACGATGCCTGTCTTGCAAGCCGTGTTGGATACCCAGTTTTGGTTGGCGACCCACGTGATCAGCGTTTCGCTGGGCTACGTCGCCACGATGGTGGCGGGCATGCTGGGGATCGGCTATCTGATCAGTAACTGGATCGGCGCCGAAGAACGCGCCGGGCGTTCGCTGTACCGCATGATCTATGGCGCGGCGTGCTTCGGGATTCTGTTCAGCACCGTCGGAACCATCCTCGGCGGGTTGTGGGCCGATGACAGTTGGGGCCGGTTCTGGGGCTGGGACCCAAAAGAAAACGGCGCATTGCTGATCGTGATTTGGAACGCGTTGATGCTGCACGCCCGCTGGGACGGCATGGTCAAGGCGCGTGGCTTTGCGATCCTCTCCATCGGCGGGAACATCGTCACCGCGTGGAGCTGGTTCGGGACCAACGAACTGGGGATCGGATTGCACAGCTACGGCTTCACCCAGGGTGTGCTGATGTGGCTGACGATCTTCATGGCGACGCAGTTCGCGTTTTTGATCGCGGGTTTGTTTGCATGGCGCAAAGTGGGGTAA